GAGGCTGTTGTATTTCCCCTGCTTGAAACGAAATCTTGCCTTCGAATGCTTCTTTTTGAAGTCCGCCACAACACAGGGAAGCAAATTTAAACCGACGCTGTGCGGAAATCCCAGCCGGACCTCGCCGGATTCCGGATCGAGCAGCTCATGAACTTCCTGCACCGCTTTATCCAGATCATTCAAAACATTCTCCACGCGGCTCAAAAACAACTTTCCCACCTGGGTCAGCTGCAGATTCCTGCCTTTTTGCGCAAATAAAGAAACGCCCAGCTCTTCTTCCAGTTGGTGAATTTGACGACTGACCGCAGATTGGGCGACATGCAGCTCCTCCGAAGCATGGGTAACATGCTGCATTTTGGCCACCTTTACAAAATACTGCAACTGCCTGAGTTCCACTTTCATCTCTCCAAATTAGCCTTTTCGAATACCAACAGCAATTATATAAAAAAACCTCAATCGAGACAATTCATTGATGATCGATCATGTTTAACGAACTTGTCTTTTCAATAGAGGAAACAGCAAAAATCCCCCGATAGCCCCGCCCAAATGGGCAAGAAGACTGACATGCGGAATCAGTACGGAATAGATGACACCAATCACCAGAATGATCAGCACGGTTTTATGCGATTGATCGTCGAGCAGACGCTTGCGAAAAAAGCCGATGAACAAAAACGCCCCATAGATGCCGTAGATTGCCCCGGACGCACCGGCTGAAACCTGAACATCCGTCTGCAGCCATGCACTGGCGATATTCCCGATAAGGCCGCTGCCAATATACAGAATCAGATAAGGAAGCTTTCCCATGATCCGTTCCAGCGGCGGCGCAAATACAAAGATGGCGAAGGAATTGAACAGCCAATGATCCAAGCCGATGTGCAGGAAAATCGAGGTGAAATAACGCCAAACCTCCGAGCTGTACGGTTCGTAATGGGTGACCAAAGCTCCGAAGCGGACGAGGGTATCCACATTTTGGGATCCGCCGTCCACAAACATCAGCACCATCAGCAGTGTATTCACCAGCAAAACGACGGATGTGACCGGGTAATAGCGAATATATCCTTTAAAGCTTTCATAACGCAAAAAGATCAACTTGAATCGCTCCCTTTAAACGCAGATATTTCAATTACTTACCACAATAGAATTTATAAGTTTCCCAATCATTGGAAGGAAAATTCTATTTGGTTGAAAAACTGCCTTGGCTTCCGAAGTGGTTTACTGCGTAAACCTATAGGTCTGGCTGCTTAGAGTGACTTTGATAGAAGTTTTTCTTATTAGACAAGTAGGAATTAAAAAGATTATAATTGATAATGGTAATCATTATTTATTCATTTGGGAGGAAAAAACTTATGTCGCAGGAACGTACTGGTGTGGCCATGTTTAAAGGAAATCCGTTGACCCTCATCGGACCGGAAATCAAACCGGGAGACCAAGCCCCCGATTTTAAACTGAATAAAGATTTGATTCAGGAGGTTTCCCTGGCCGATTACGCCGGAAAAGTGAAACTGATCAGTGTCGTCCCTTCTCTGGATACCGGGGTTTGCGACGCGCAAACCCGCCGTTTTAACGAGGAAGCAGCCAAGCTTGGCGATAACGTGGTGGTCCTTACCGTCAGCGTTGATCTTCCTTTCGCGCAATCCCGTTGGTGCGGCGCAGCCGGTGTTGATAGAGTCGTTACTCTGTCCGACTATAAAACGAGAAATTTCGGTCAGGCATATGGCGTTTTGATCAAGGAATTCGGGCTCCTCATGCGCTCCGTGTTCGTCGTGGATCAGAACGGCACGGTTCAATATGTGCAGTATTTAGAGGAAATGACTGAACACCCCAATTACGAAGCCGCCATCGAAGCCGCAAAAAAATTAGCTTAAGCTTCGGGTTGTTTCACCTGCAAAAACAGCGAAGAGATTCTTTTCTTCGCTGTTTTAATTTTAGTTTTCCTTGTATCCGGCGAATTTGCGATCCAATCCAGAGTAGATTTCCGAGATGGTGCGGTAATTCGAACCGAAATCGCCCAGAGAGCCTCGGGAAGCGGAATAAATATCGACAGCCGTTTTTAACGGGGAGACGGCGTACAAGGTAAGGGTAATGTCCTGCTTTCTGCCAAAGGGAGTTTTTTTCTCGACCACGATCTCCCCCAAACTTTTGGCTTCATGAAGCCTTTCATACCCCTTCATCTGCTTCAAAAGCTCTACCACGTCAGCCCACATCCTGTCTCTGGACAATCGATAATATTTCGTTCTCAACAGAGGATCGGCGGCGTTTTCAGACGTCTGCTCAAAGCTGCGGACGAGTCCGACCAAGGTTCTGTACACTGGAATCCCTCCTTAACTATGTTTATTGCAGTTCGACGGATAATGTTTCCTGTGCGGAACCATCCTTTGGGCTGTTCAGTTGAAAATTTGCTTCAAACGCTTTTCCCGCTTCGTTTGCAGGAATGCTCACCGTAAAATAACCCCAGTTCGGAGCGCCGGCGGCGGCCTGAATGCTCTCTTGGCGAATAATGGAGCCGTCCGTTCCGGTCAGTCCGAAATTGAGCATCCCTTCAAACGATCGGACCATACCGCGAAACTGCCATTCCCGTTCGTTTTTCAGCGGCTCGAACAGCACGATGTTGTCGCTTTCCTTCATAATTGTGCCGATAAAATCCAACCCGACGGGTCTGGGAACATTCCTTCCGTCAGCGGTAAGAAATTCCGGTTTGCCTGTCAGTTGGCGGTTTACTTTAACGAAAGCATAAGGAAAAGTCAACGGTTGGATGACGGGAATTCCTTTGGGCGGATCAGAATATCTGACCCTGACCTGATAGCCGGAAGCATACTGTTTGATTTCTTCGATTTCGACCGTGTATCCGCCGGTGCTTTTTTCCCCGCGGGTCACCAATATGTATGTATCATTGCCATAAACGCGGGATTGCCCAAGCTCAATATGTACAGAGCGTTGAAGCCAATCGCTTATTTCCTTCGGCACCTGAGAAACGGTTGCTTGGCTGAACGGAACCTGTTCAACGGAGCGGATATCGATTCTTTCCTGTTTCCGGTCCCATACGATTTCCTTCCCGAGTCCATCCGCCAAAAATCGGACCGGAACATAGCTGACACCTTTGTACGAAATGGTGGCCGGAACATCCTCCGAGCCAAAGCGGATGCTTCCGTCATGATAATCGTCGTTTTGAATTTGTTTGCCATCCAGCCAGTAGGTCCATTTGGGAAAGCTCACCTCGATCTGAAAGCTGTCTGCGGCATAGGAAAAACCGCCGGTTAACAAGCTGCCCGCAACAACGCCGATGATAAAAGTTTTAAATTTATTCATCTGCCGGAATACCTCTTTTCTGTTCAATTGTTTCAAAACGACAAATCTATCCCGAAAATTCATTTCGCTAAAACATTCAGTCTATTGAAATTTCTTCGAGAATGCTTCAAACGTCCTTCCTGCAAATATATTATAGCAAAAATAATCATATATTTACTTAAATAAAGACAAAACATTTTCAGGGAACAGGACACGGCTGCAGCCGAAGAACCGCGCAAGGGCAAAGGCGCATCGGCGGTCCCTCCGTGAAGTTAATAAACTAGGTCATTTCGTAAATATATGGTCGCCGATCCGCTTGATCTGCGGCCTCGACCAAATCCAGCCGGAGGTCGCCGTATTCGGATTGAAATAATAGAGAGCATTGCCTGAAGGATCCCATCCGTTCAATGCATCGCGGGCAGCCCTGAACGCCTCCGAATCGGGATTCAACCAAATCTGACCGTCCGAAACAGCGGTAAACGCACCCGGCTGGAAAATGACTCCCGCTATGGTTTTGGGAAATTTCGGATTTTGCACCCGATTCAGGATGACTGCCGCTACCGCCACCTGGCCTATGTACGGTTCGCCTCTCGCTTCTCCGAATACTGCTCTGGCCAACAGCTTGACATCGTTAGAACCGTAGGAAGATGTCCTGGCCGTAGAAGCTGATTTGGCTTGCCCTCCTGAGGCCCCCGGTCTCCAATTTTTGGTTGCTTTCCAAAGCATCAGTTTGGTCTTTGATCCGACCACACCGTCGACCCTCATTCCGAATTTCCACTGGAAGTAGCGCACCGCCTTGTATGTCCTCCAACCGAATTGCCCGTCGATTTTGCCGGTATAAAATCCGAGATAGGCCAATCTTCCTTGAAGCTCATACACATCACCGCCGCGAGAACCTACCTTTAATATCTGTTTGCCGAAGGAATAGGCCGTATCGGGGGCCGTCCCCAATTCCAAAGGCATCAACAGGCAAATGACGACAGCGACCGCGATGATTTTTTTGGATATGAACACAAAAACACCTCCCACTGTTGTTTTTTTAGTATGGAGGTGTTCTTCCCATGTTATTCGGTTGTGTTATTCAAGCTCAGAACGATACTTGATTCGCGCTTTCCCAATCGGCTAAAAATCTTTGGATGCCCGCCTCCGTCAGCGGATGATTCATCATCTGCTTAATGACTTTGAACGGTACGGTGGCGATATCGGCTCCAAGCAGCGCCGATTCAATGACATGAGGAGTATGCCTGACGCTTGCGGCGATAATTTGTGTGTCGATTTGATGAATGCTGAAAATTTCGCTGACTTCCTGGATCAGATTCATGCCGATTTGATTGATGTCATCCAATCTCCCGATGAAGGGTGAAACGTAAGTGGCTCCGGCTCTGGCGGCCAGAAGCGCTTGCGTGGATGAGAAAATCAAGGTGACGTTCGTCCGGATGTCCATTTCGGCGAAGCGTTTGGTAGCCTTCAAGCCATCTGCCGTCATCGGCACCTTGACTACGATATTCGGTCCGAGTGCAGCCAGCTTCTTTCCCTGCTCAACCATTTCATCGGCTTTCAGGCTGATGACCTCCGCGCTGATAGGCAGATCGCCGACGATCGATACAATTTCCCGGACCGTTTCAAAAAAATCTTTGCCTTCCTTAGCGATCAGCGACGGATTCGTGGTGACCCCGGACAGTACGCCGAGCTCGTAAGCTTCGCGGATTTCGTCGACGTTGGCGGTATCAATAAATATATGCATGGAATCGCTCCTTTCCAAATCATCCAAATTTGAACAGCCGTATGTACGCAAAAAACCCGCCAATGCCGTCCGGTTTATCGTGTTTCTGAACCTGCTCTCGCAGGTGGGTGTCCGCAGTAGCGCTTTGGAAGTCCCCTTTTGGGGGCATGTCGGCAGCGCTACAATATAAGACTCCCTTTTAATGGTTATTGGTTCAAAACAACAACCAACCGTGACGAACACCGCAGATTTATTACTTATTATAGTCCCGAAGCTGGGGAAAGTAAACCGGACGACATCCAAAACTTTTCCCAAACTTGTCAGTTTCCGCTTAATTGACTCTCATTTTTATTGAGCTGTTCCGATCCTCAAACCAAGGGGCTGTCCCATTTTCGGAAATGCCGAAAAATGCTTGGATTTTTCAGCAGCGCCTGTCTATGAGAAAGCCCCTTGATTCGTCAGATTTTCACAAAATTTTGAGTCGTGCCTGTGCGTTTATCGCCGGAATTGCCGCCGCTCCAGTTCTTTTTCCCGCCGGAGGACTGATAGTCCCGACCATAGGATCGCTGGCCGCCGCTGCGATGTCCACCGCTGTGCTTGGAGCCCGCTCCGCGATAACCGCCGGTACTTGAGCTGCCGGAAGTTGATCCGGAATACCGTCTGCCGGAGCTTCTGAATTCCGGTTTGCGCTTTTTGACCCTTAACGGTTCTTCCGGAGTCAGTTCGATGTTGACTTCCTTCTTTTCTCCCGTCAAAAGCTTCAATGCGCCGGCCACCAGCTGAACGGAATCATATTGCTCCAACAGTTGTATGGCAACTCCCTTGAATTCGTTCACACTGTCATTCTGAATTACATCCAACAGTCTTTCGGCAACAATCTTCTGCTTGCCTTCGATCGCTTCGGCCATTGTAGGCAAAGGCTTGCGGTTGATGCGATGACGGGTGATTTTTTCAATCAAGTGCAAATGATCGATTTCCCGAGGCGTAACAAACGTCCATGCGCTTCCTTCTTTGCCCGCGCGTCCCGTCCGTCCGATCCGGTGGACATAGCTTTCGGGATCCTGCGGAAGATCGAAGTTGATTACATGCGTCACGCCCGATACATCCAGTCCACGGGCCGCCACGTCTGTAGCCACGAGCACATCGATGCTGCCTTCACGGAACTTCCTCATGACAATGTCGCGTTGATTCTGGGAAAGATCGCCGTGCAGACCGTCGGCGGAATAGCCTCTTTTTTGCAGGGCTTCGGACAATTCATCCACGCGTCTTTTCGTGCGTCCGAACACGATCGCCAGCTCGGGAGATTCCATGTCCAGCAGTCGGCTCAGTGCCTCGAACTTTTGACGCTCATGAACTTCCATATAATTTTGCGTGATCAAAGGTGCGGTGATCTGTTTCGGAACGACTGAAATGTGTTCCGGATTCCGCAAAAATTGTTGAGCCAATCTTTGTATATTGGGCGGCATGGTTGCCGAAAACAACATTGTATGGCGTTCTTCGGGAACCAATTTGAGGATGGACTGAATGTCATCCATAAATCCCATATCCAGCATTTCATCGGCCTCATCCAATACAACTGTCCGGACATCGTCCAAACGGATCGTTTTGCGCTGAATATGATCCAACAAGCGGCCCGGTGTACCTATGATGATTTGCGGATGCTTTTTCAACGCCCTGATTTGTCTTACGATATCCTGACCGCCGTAAATGGGGAGCGTGCGGATTCCTTTGAATCTTCCCAGCTTCCCGAATTCCTCGGCGACTTGAATCGCCAATTCGCGGGTAGGCGTCATAACGAGCGCCACTATTTTTTCTTCCGCAGCTTCAATCTTGCTGATCAGCGGAATGCCGAAAGCTGCCGTTTTTCCCGTCCCCGTTTGCGCCTGACCAATCAAATCGCGACCCTGCATCGCAATCGGAATAGTCCTCTCCTGTACGGGTGTCGGCTCCTCGAATCCCATTTCCGTTACGGCGCGCAGCACCTTCGATTCGAGACCGAAATCGTTAAAAGTAAAAGTTACCAAATTTCTTCAAACTCCTTTGTTAAAATCCTTGTGCACCATTATTATTATCCTTTATTTTTTAAACCTTATTAGTATAACATTTCAATTCACCCAATGCCAGAACTCTTTTGCATAATTTGCCTAGTCAGCTTGCAGGCAATATTGTAAAACCGCAATTAAATGGTACAATAATGAAAATCAATTTGCAAAAAGGAGCATTTTGTCGTGAAGAAGCTTCTGTCCCTCAAAAATATGTCCGTCTATCTGATTACCGCGTTGTGCTCGCTCATCGTTGCCGCAGGATTTAATTTGTTCCTGGTCCCCCACCGCTTGTTAAGCGGGGGCTTATCGGGCGTTTCCATGCTGGTCGGCTACGCTGCCGGATGGAATATCGGACTGCTGTACTTTTTGTTCAATCTTCCTATATTGGTGTGGGGGCTTGTCGTGATCGGCAAAAGATTCGTGGTGCTAAGCGTGTTTTCCGTTGTGCTGATCACTTGGTTTATGCAAATCATCCCCGTGGATCTGTACGTGAACGATTCGATTCTCGCATCCGTGTTTGGCGGGGTGCTGATCGGCATCGGAACGGGCTTCTCGCTCCGCGTCGGCGGTTCGTCGGGCGGCTTCGACATCGTCGGATTGATTCTCACCCGCCGCTACGACTTTCCGCTCGGCAACGTGCTATTCGGGCTTAACGGCGCCGTCATTCTTGCTCTCGGCTACCCGGACAACTGGGACCACGCGCTTTATTCCATGCTCTCCATCTACATAACGGGTAAAATCGTCGATTCCATTCACGTCCGACACATCAAAGTCACCTGTTTTATCGTCACCAACCGAACCGCGCAAATGCTCGAACGACTTCTCCAGCTCCCCCGCGGGGTCACCATCATGAAAACGCAGGGAGCATACACCAATGTAGAGAAGGATATGCTGATGACCGTGACAACTCGTTATGAATTGGCCGAGCTGCGAAAAATTATTCAGGAAATCGATCCGAAAGCGTTCGTCAACATTGTGGAAACGGTGGAAGTCATCGGCGACTTCAGAAAATCAAAATAGTAAAAATCGACAATAGGATTCATTCCGGTATTATGTTATAATTATTGTAATTTCATATGTTCTGGTACTGTAAGCTTCCAGAAAGTATATTTCTCTCGATCGCAAGACAATAACGATTGGAAGGGTGGTACTTATGGAAACAGTGACGTTATCCAGAATCGTCATGAAATTCACACCGGATTTGTATCCGTTCCTCAAACCGAAGGAACTGGAAACACAGATCTTTTTAAGAGACGGGCTTTCTGTTTTAAATCCCAAGGACGTTGTCGAAATCGTCCACCAAAGCATTTATGAGCAGCAAAAAGACACCTTCATCCATTGAAAGGTGTCTTTTTTATTCATTGTATCTCGACAAATATCCGGGGGATTCAACAAAAAAGTCAATTTTTCCACTGTGCTGAACCTCTCCTGCTGTCATATAATGATAATAAGCATACCGATGGGGGAGAGAGAATGGGAGTACTATTAGCCTCTTTATTATTTATTCTGGGAAATCTATCGGCCGACAAACCCGCCATAACCTTTGAGCAATTGGCACAGGCTGCAGTGGCTTCAAAGCAGCAGGCCGTCCAGCAGCCGGCAAATCCGCAGGATCAGCAGAAAGGCTCCGAAGCAAACAGCCAACCGTCCGCGGATAGTTTTGTCAAACAGGATCCGCAGCCCGAAGCGCCCATCGTCAAAGGCATTTATTCAACCGCCAACAGTGCCGGAGGCGCTAAGCTGAATTCGTTAATCAAGCTGATCGACGAAACCGATCTGAATTCCATCGTCATCGATCTCAAAGACGACTTCGGTTATATTACCTTCGACACGGATAATCCCAAACTGAAAAGCTACGGATCCTCCAAAAAAATCATTCCCGACATTCATCAATTGATGGATACCTTAAAGCAGCACAACATCTACCCGATTGCCAGAATTGTCGCATTCAAAGATACCGTGCTGGCCAAAAAACGGCCGGACCTTTCCTTCGTCAATCCGGACGGGAGCCTTTGGAACAACGGCAAAAAGCCGAATCCCGACAGCTTTGTCAACCCTTATATGCAGGAGGTTTGGGAATACAACGTCGAAGTCGCCAAGGAAGCGGCCAAGCTCGGCTTTAAAGAAATTCAATTCGATTATGTCCGTTTCCCGGAAGGGTTCGAGAAAAAAGCGGATAAACTGAAATACAGCAGCGATGACCGAAAAAGAATTCAAGTCGTTTCCGACTTTGTCAAATACGCGAGAGAACAATTGAATCCGCTGGGAGTGCGAACTTCCGTGGATATCTTCGGCTATGCCGCTTCCGTTCCTGCGGCGGAAGGGATCGGCCAGGATTTCAACGCCATCTCCAAATATGTCGACGTGATCTGTCCCATGGTCTACCCGAGCCACTACAGCGCAGGCTGGTTCGGTTCGAAGGTGCCGGATACCGAGCCGTACAAGACCATCAACGGAGCGATGATCGACACGCACAAAAAGCTCGAAGCGATCGGGGCATATAAGCCGATCATCCGTCCCTGGATCCAGGATTTCACGGCGAGCTGGCTGCCTGTTCATATTACTTATGGCAAAAAAGAAGTGGAGGCGCAGATTCGCGCATTGGAAGACAACCATATCCAGCAATTCCTGCTGTGGAACGCCACAAATCGATATACGCCGGGCGTAAACTACGAGCGAGCCGACCAAAGCCGGGACAAAAGCTGATTGACACAGGCCTTTATAATATGATATTTTGGGAAAATAATTGAACTGATTGCCATTGCGGTCAAAGCGTCAGTGACAAACGGAGGAATCGAACAATGGTTAGAAAAGATTCTCATAAGATATTGGATTGTACCATCCGTGACGGCGGTTTGGTCAACAATTGGGACTTCAGCGTAGAGTTCGTTCAGAACCTGTACAGGGGATTGAGTGAGGCCGGCGTTGCTTATATGGAAATCGGTTATAAAAACTCTGCAAAGCTGCTGAAAAGCGAAGATTCCGGACCG
The sequence above is a segment of the Ferviditalea candida genome. Coding sequences within it:
- a CDS encoding YitT family protein, which translates into the protein MSVYLITALCSLIVAAGFNLFLVPHRLLSGGLSGVSMLVGYAAGWNIGLLYFLFNLPILVWGLVVIGKRFVVLSVFSVVLITWFMQIIPVDLYVNDSILASVFGGVLIGIGTGFSLRVGGSSGGFDIVGLILTRRYDFPLGNVLFGLNGAVILALGYPDNWDHALYSMLSIYITGKIVDSIHVRHIKVTCFIVTNRTAQMLERLLQLPRGVTIMKTQGAYTNVEKDMLMTVTTRYELAELRKIIQEIDPKAFVNIVETVEVIGDFRKSK
- the fsa gene encoding fructose-6-phosphate aldolase, giving the protein MHIFIDTANVDEIREAYELGVLSGVTTNPSLIAKEGKDFFETVREIVSIVGDLPISAEVISLKADEMVEQGKKLAALGPNIVVKVPMTADGLKATKRFAEMDIRTNVTLIFSSTQALLAARAGATYVSPFIGRLDDINQIGMNLIQEVSEIFSIHQIDTQIIAASVRHTPHVIESALLGADIATVPFKVIKQMMNHPLTEAGIQRFLADWESANQVSF
- the tpx gene encoding thiol peroxidase — translated: MSQERTGVAMFKGNPLTLIGPEIKPGDQAPDFKLNKDLIQEVSLADYAGKVKLISVVPSLDTGVCDAQTRRFNEEAAKLGDNVVVLTVSVDLPFAQSRWCGAAGVDRVVTLSDYKTRNFGQAYGVLIKEFGLLMRSVFVVDQNGTVQYVQYLEEMTEHPNYEAAIEAAKKLA
- a CDS encoding DEAD/DEAH box helicase, which translates into the protein MGFEEPTPVQERTIPIAMQGRDLIGQAQTGTGKTAAFGIPLISKIEAAEEKIVALVMTPTRELAIQVAEEFGKLGRFKGIRTLPIYGGQDIVRQIRALKKHPQIIIGTPGRLLDHIQRKTIRLDDVRTVVLDEADEMLDMGFMDDIQSILKLVPEERHTMLFSATMPPNIQRLAQQFLRNPEHISVVPKQITAPLITQNYMEVHERQKFEALSRLLDMESPELAIVFGRTKRRVDELSEALQKRGYSADGLHGDLSQNQRDIVMRKFREGSIDVLVATDVAARGLDVSGVTHVINFDLPQDPESYVHRIGRTGRAGKEGSAWTFVTPREIDHLHLIEKITRHRINRKPLPTMAEAIEGKQKIVAERLLDVIQNDSVNEFKGVAIQLLEQYDSVQLVAGALKLLTGEKKEVNIELTPEEPLRVKKRKPEFRSSGRRYSGSTSGSSSTGGYRGAGSKHSGGHRSGGQRSYGRDYQSSGGKKNWSGGNSGDKRTGTTQNFVKI
- a CDS encoding protease complex subunit PrcB family protein codes for the protein MNKFKTFIIGVVAGSLLTGGFSYAADSFQIEVSFPKWTYWLDGKQIQNDDYHDGSIRFGSEDVPATISYKGVSYVPVRFLADGLGKEIVWDRKQERIDIRSVEQVPFSQATVSQVPKEISDWLQRSVHIELGQSRVYGNDTYILVTRGEKSTGGYTVEIEEIKQYASGYQVRVRYSDPPKGIPVIQPLTFPYAFVKVNRQLTGKPEFLTADGRNVPRPVGLDFIGTIMKESDNIVLFEPLKNEREWQFRGMVRSFEGMLNFGLTGTDGSIIRQESIQAAAGAPNWGYFTVSIPANEAGKAFEANFQLNSPKDGSAQETLSVELQ
- a CDS encoding rhomboid family intramembrane serine protease, which encodes MIFLRYESFKGYIRYYPVTSVVLLVNTLLMVLMFVDGGSQNVDTLVRFGALVTHYEPYSSEVWRYFTSIFLHIGLDHWLFNSFAIFVFAPPLERIMGKLPYLILYIGSGLIGNIASAWLQTDVQVSAGASGAIYGIYGAFLFIGFFRKRLLDDQSHKTVLIILVIGVIYSVLIPHVSLLAHLGGAIGGFLLFPLLKRQVR
- the sleB gene encoding spore cortex-lytic enzyme, which gives rise to MPLELGTAPDTAYSFGKQILKVGSRGGDVYELQGRLAYLGFYTGKIDGQFGWRTYKAVRYFQWKFGMRVDGVVGSKTKLMLWKATKNWRPGASGGQAKSASTARTSSYGSNDVKLLARAVFGEARGEPYIGQVAVAAVILNRVQNPKFPKTIAGVIFQPGAFTAVSDGQIWLNPDSEAFRAARDALNGWDPSGNALYYFNPNTATSGWIWSRPQIKRIGDHIFTK
- a CDS encoding putative glycoside hydrolase; translation: MGVLLASLLFILGNLSADKPAITFEQLAQAAVASKQQAVQQPANPQDQQKGSEANSQPSADSFVKQDPQPEAPIVKGIYSTANSAGGAKLNSLIKLIDETDLNSIVIDLKDDFGYITFDTDNPKLKSYGSSKKIIPDIHQLMDTLKQHNIYPIARIVAFKDTVLAKKRPDLSFVNPDGSLWNNGKKPNPDSFVNPYMQEVWEYNVEVAKEAAKLGFKEIQFDYVRFPEGFEKKADKLKYSSDDRKRIQVVSDFVKYAREQLNPLGVRTSVDIFGYAASVPAAEGIGQDFNAISKYVDVICPMVYPSHYSAGWFGSKVPDTEPYKTINGAMIDTHKKLEAIGAYKPIIRPWIQDFTASWLPVHITYGKKEVEAQIRALEDNHIQQFLLWNATNRYTPGVNYERADQSRDKS
- a CDS encoding DUF1499 domain-containing protein, with the translated sequence MYRTLVGLVRSFEQTSENAADPLLRTKYYRLSRDRMWADVVELLKQMKGYERLHEAKSLGEIVVEKKTPFGRKQDITLTLYAVSPLKTAVDIYSASRGSLGDFGSNYRTISEIYSGLDRKFAGYKEN